A DNA window from Barnesiella intestinihominis YIT 11860 contains the following coding sequences:
- the mutL gene encoding DNA mismatch repair endonuclease MutL has protein sequence MSDIIHLLPDSVANQIAAGEVIQRPASVIKELVENAVDAGATSIQIILKDAGRTLIQVIDDGKGMSPTDARLAFERHSTSKIRSADDLFSLRTMGFRGEALASIAAISQVELRTRRVDDEVGTCIRMSASQCEGQEAISTPVGSNFAVKNIFFNVPARRKFLKSNQVELSNILNEFERMALINTQISFILVHNDSELYNLPATNLRQRIVALFGKSLNQQLLSLGTETSLVKISGYVGRPEAARKRGALQYFFVNGRYMRHPYFHKAVTICYEHLIPVGEMPNYFINLTVDPETIDVNIHPTKTEIKFENEQPIWQILSASVKEALGKFSTAPSIDFDMEDAPEIPTSKPGTHVLPPTVHVDTTYNPFRAGGGGSSVKRPNYDWQQLYSSFNNTKEGSTVQPDSDNDFPSKLDFSDGYVSNFSSEGEQSVFPEFESKLNQSGRTVLQLKGKYIMTSSTEGLMVIDQHRAHGIILFERFMAGISSREMASQRVLFPEIMQLTVSQSETLHGIWEELIALGFDLADMGQNSYSINAIPAGIEGIDVRDLIGQMLVTASEKEHDAKASLQKRMAWTLAETAAVPVGQSLSQEEMSSMVDDLLSLKTPAYTPEGKSVFIIISYDELQKRFN, from the coding sequence ATGAGTGATATCATACATTTATTGCCCGATTCTGTGGCTAATCAAATTGCAGCTGGAGAAGTGATACAACGTCCGGCCTCGGTAATTAAAGAATTGGTGGAGAATGCTGTCGATGCGGGAGCTACGTCTATTCAGATTATTTTGAAAGATGCAGGACGTACTCTTATTCAGGTGATAGACGACGGCAAAGGAATGTCTCCGACCGATGCCCGGTTAGCCTTCGAACGTCATTCGACTTCTAAAATTCGTTCGGCCGACGATTTATTCTCGCTACGTACGATGGGGTTTCGAGGAGAAGCGTTGGCTTCTATCGCCGCTATTTCTCAGGTAGAGCTTCGTACGCGCAGAGTCGACGATGAGGTAGGCACTTGTATACGTATGTCGGCTTCCCAATGTGAAGGGCAGGAGGCGATTTCTACTCCTGTGGGGAGTAATTTTGCGGTAAAAAATATCTTTTTTAATGTGCCAGCACGACGTAAATTTCTTAAATCCAATCAGGTGGAATTGAGCAATATACTCAATGAGTTTGAGCGTATGGCATTGATTAATACTCAGATTAGTTTTATTCTCGTCCATAATGACTCGGAATTGTATAATTTGCCGGCTACCAATTTGAGGCAGCGTATTGTTGCACTTTTTGGTAAGAGTCTTAATCAGCAGTTACTTTCTTTGGGAACGGAAACGTCTTTGGTGAAGATTTCGGGTTATGTGGGGCGTCCCGAAGCTGCTCGCAAAAGAGGAGCATTACAATATTTTTTTGTAAATGGCCGGTATATGCGCCATCCATATTTTCATAAAGCGGTGACGATTTGTTACGAACATTTGATACCGGTCGGTGAAATGCCCAATTACTTTATCAATCTTACGGTCGATCCCGAGACGATTGATGTGAATATCCACCCGACTAAGACCGAAATAAAATTTGAGAACGAGCAGCCCATCTGGCAAATTCTTTCTGCGTCTGTAAAGGAAGCATTGGGAAAATTCAGTACGGCTCCCTCTATCGATTTCGATATGGAAGATGCACCGGAAATTCCAACATCGAAGCCGGGTACACATGTTCTTCCCCCTACGGTTCATGTGGATACGACGTATAATCCTTTTCGAGCAGGAGGTGGCGGTTCTTCTGTGAAGAGACCGAACTATGATTGGCAGCAGCTTTATAGCAGCTTTAACAATACAAAAGAAGGTTCGACCGTTCAGCCCGATTCAGACAACGATTTTCCGTCTAAATTGGATTTCTCTGATGGATATGTTTCTAATTTTTCTAGTGAAGGGGAACAATCGGTTTTTCCTGAGTTCGAGTCGAAACTGAATCAAAGCGGTAGGACTGTGTTGCAGTTGAAAGGGAAATACATTATGACTTCTTCGACTGAGGGGTTAATGGTGATAGATCAACATCGGGCTCATGGCATAATTTTGTTTGAGCGTTTTATGGCGGGAATATCCTCTCGCGAAATGGCTTCGCAACGTGTTTTGTTCCCCGAAATCATGCAATTGACGGTCTCTCAATCAGAAACTTTACATGGAATCTGGGAAGAATTGATAGCACTTGGATTCGATTTAGCCGATATGGGGCAGAATAGCTATTCTATCAATGCGATACCGGCCGGTATAGAAGGGATAGATGTACGAGACCTTATTGGGCAAATGCTTGTAACTGCTTCGGAGAAAGAACATGATGCAAAGGCCTCGTTGCAAAAGCGTATGGCTTGGACTTTGGCCGAGACTGCTGCTGTACCGGTGGGACAGTCTCTTTCTCAGGAAGAAATGTCGTCTATGGTCGATGATTTGTTATCTTTGAAAACACCGGCTTATACGCCCGAAGGCAAATCAGTTTTTATTATCATCTCGTATGACGAGTTGCAGAAACGGTTTAATTGA
- a CDS encoding EFR1 family ferrodoxin (N-terminal region resembles flavodoxins. C-terminal ferrodoxin region binds two 4Fe-4S clusters.), whose protein sequence is MHIVYFSPTGGTRKAAYIIGKEIDPQATEIDITDHTRQQNSYELNGEDTLLVAVPVYGGRVPSVAIDRLKRITGHNTPAILVVVYGNRDYDDALLELKTTIESNGFQTVACIACIAEHSIMRVYAKGRPDSDDETILKNFSEQIKTKLVQLKNGESFTEIQVKGNADYKIYNGVPLKPRAGKKCTQCGKCAALCPTNAIPQENPRMTDESQCISCMRCIAVCPQNARKINPLKLFLSIRAFKEKCETRKEPELFI, encoded by the coding sequence ATGCACATCGTTTATTTCAGCCCGACGGGTGGAACCCGAAAGGCTGCCTATATCATCGGCAAAGAGATAGACCCTCAGGCTACAGAAATAGATATTACCGACCATACACGGCAACAGAACTCTTACGAGCTAAATGGGGAAGACACCCTATTAGTGGCTGTTCCTGTGTATGGAGGGAGAGTTCCTTCCGTAGCCATAGATCGACTGAAACGTATAACCGGGCATAACACCCCGGCTATACTCGTGGTCGTCTACGGGAATCGGGATTACGACGATGCTTTACTTGAATTAAAGACAACGATAGAATCGAACGGATTTCAAACCGTTGCTTGTATCGCCTGTATTGCCGAGCATTCTATCATGAGGGTTTATGCCAAAGGTCGTCCGGATTCTGACGATGAAACGATCTTAAAGAATTTTTCAGAACAAATCAAAACTAAATTGGTGCAACTGAAAAATGGAGAGAGTTTCACAGAAATACAAGTGAAAGGAAATGCTGATTATAAAATATATAACGGAGTACCCCTGAAACCTCGTGCCGGTAAAAAATGCACACAGTGCGGGAAATGCGCGGCATTATGCCCCACTAACGCTATTCCCCAAGAGAATCCCCGAATGACGGACGAAAGCCAATGTATCTCTTGCATGAGATGTATCGCCGTCTGTCCTCAAAATGCGAGAAAAATAAATCCACTGAAATTATTTCTATCTATTCGGGCTTTCAAGGAAAAATGCGAAACAAGAAAAGAACCGGAACTATTTATATAA
- a CDS encoding efflux RND transporter permease subunit produces the protein MKLDRFINRPVLSTVISIFMVILGVIGLVFLPITQYPDIAPPTIQVSTTYTGANAQTILNSVIAPLEESINGVENMLYMTSTATNTGSASINVYFKQGTDPDMAAVNVQNRVAKAQNLLPAEVTRVGVITEKRQTSMLMVFSLFSPDDRYSLEFLENYAKINVLPLIQRVSGVGAADVMATDYSMRIWLKPDVMAQYGLMPADIAGILAEQNIEAAPGQFGDQGNQSFQYVLTYKGRLQTPEEFGNMVIRANDDGQILYLKDVADIELGRLTYGFKNFQNGHNAVSAMVYQAAGSNATAIIGDITNLLEDIKKDLPPGMEIETTLNANDFLFASIHEVIKTLIEAFILVFFVVYVFLQDFRSTLIPAIAIPVSLIGTFFALYLMGFSLNLLTLCALVLAIAIVVDDAIVVVEGVHAKLDQGYKSPRKASIDAMRELSGAIISITLVMMSVFIPVSFMPGTSGTFYRQFGLTMAFAIGFSAINALTLSPALCAILLKPHNKDGHENKKTSFIDRFHIAFNAAYNTMLSKYKNGVTHFVHHKKLSFAGVIVGVIVLVILMNITPTGLVPNEDTGTIMITADLQPGTSQERTEKILMEVDSIIATHPAVKSRTQILGFSFIGGQGNTYGSFIVKLKDWDERTGKGMDANSVIGTLYMKFATEIKDARVLCFAPPMIPGYSISNGFELNLQDKTGGSLDHFYEVAQNFLAELMKRPEIAMASTTFNPAFPQYMVDVDVAKCKQAGISPSDVLAALQGYLGGMYSSNFNRFGKLYRVMIQAEPSARANPESLNNIKIRNGSEMAPITNFITLKKVYGPDNIKRFNMFTAMTINGNPADGYSSGEAIKAIEEVAAETLPVGYGYEFSGMTREEQGSSSGTTAIIFMLCLVFVYLLLSAQYESYILPLSVILSIPFGLAGSFIFALMMGVENNIYLQIALIMLIGLLAKNAILIVEFALDRRRTGMPIINAAIDGAAARLRPILMTSLAMVIGLLPMMFASGVGANGNGTLGAGAVGGMLIGMICQIFIVPALFVVFQIIQEKIKPLKWNDLDNSEVISEIEQYSK, from the coding sequence ATGAAGTTAGATAGATTTATCAACCGCCCGGTATTATCGACCGTTATTTCCATTTTTATGGTCATACTGGGTGTTATAGGACTTGTATTTTTACCGATTACGCAATATCCAGATATTGCCCCTCCTACCATACAAGTTTCGACAACTTATACAGGTGCTAACGCTCAAACCATATTGAATAGTGTTATAGCTCCGTTGGAAGAGTCCATAAATGGTGTGGAAAACATGCTATACATGACTTCTACGGCAACCAATACAGGATCGGCGTCGATCAACGTATATTTTAAGCAAGGAACCGATCCCGATATGGCTGCCGTGAATGTGCAGAACAGGGTCGCTAAGGCTCAAAATCTGTTGCCGGCAGAAGTAACGCGGGTGGGTGTGATTACCGAAAAACGTCAGACGAGTATGTTGATGGTATTCTCTCTGTTCAGTCCCGACGACCGGTACAGCTTGGAGTTCCTTGAAAATTATGCAAAAATTAATGTCCTCCCCTTAATTCAGCGTGTATCTGGTGTCGGTGCTGCCGATGTTATGGCGACAGACTATTCTATGCGTATTTGGTTGAAACCCGATGTTATGGCGCAATATGGTTTGATGCCGGCGGATATTGCAGGTATTTTAGCTGAGCAGAATATCGAAGCCGCTCCCGGTCAGTTCGGAGATCAGGGAAATCAATCGTTCCAATACGTTTTGACCTATAAAGGCCGTTTACAAACCCCTGAGGAGTTTGGTAATATGGTGATACGAGCAAACGACGATGGGCAAATTTTGTACTTGAAAGATGTTGCCGATATTGAATTAGGTCGGTTGACCTATGGGTTTAAAAATTTCCAGAACGGGCATAATGCGGTAAGTGCGATGGTCTATCAGGCTGCCGGATCCAATGCCACTGCAATTATCGGCGATATTACAAATTTGTTGGAAGATATAAAGAAAGACCTTCCCCCCGGAATGGAAATCGAAACGACTTTGAATGCTAACGACTTCCTGTTTGCTTCGATTCACGAGGTAATCAAGACCCTTATCGAAGCCTTTATTTTGGTGTTCTTTGTAGTGTATGTCTTCTTGCAAGATTTCCGTTCGACGTTGATTCCCGCTATCGCTATTCCGGTGTCGTTGATCGGTACGTTCTTTGCCTTGTATTTGATGGGATTTAGTTTGAACTTGTTGACTCTTTGTGCATTGGTTCTTGCCATTGCGATTGTGGTCGATGATGCCATAGTGGTCGTCGAGGGAGTCCATGCTAAGTTGGATCAAGGATATAAGTCACCCCGTAAAGCATCTATCGATGCCATGCGCGAGCTTTCTGGCGCTATCATTTCGATTACGTTGGTGATGATGTCGGTGTTTATTCCGGTAAGTTTCATGCCGGGAACTTCGGGAACATTCTATCGGCAGTTCGGTCTCACGATGGCATTTGCCATTGGTTTCTCGGCGATCAACGCCTTGACGCTGAGTCCGGCTTTGTGTGCTATTTTATTGAAACCTCACAATAAAGACGGACATGAAAATAAAAAAACATCGTTTATCGATCGTTTTCATATAGCGTTTAATGCAGCATACAACACGATGCTCTCCAAATATAAAAATGGGGTTACCCATTTTGTCCATCATAAAAAACTTTCGTTTGCGGGAGTTATCGTAGGAGTTATTGTCTTGGTTATTTTAATGAACATCACTCCTACGGGACTTGTCCCGAATGAAGATACAGGTACGATAATGATTACAGCCGATTTGCAGCCGGGAACTTCTCAGGAACGTACGGAGAAAATTCTTATGGAGGTAGATAGTATTATCGCTACTCATCCGGCAGTAAAAAGTCGTACACAAATTTTAGGATTCAGTTTTATCGGTGGACAAGGGAATACCTATGGCTCTTTTATCGTGAAATTGAAAGATTGGGACGAACGTACCGGAAAAGGTATGGATGCCAATTCTGTAATCGGGACTCTTTATATGAAGTTCGCTACGGAAATAAAGGATGCCCGTGTATTGTGTTTTGCTCCGCCTATGATTCCGGGGTACAGTATCAGTAATGGTTTCGAGTTGAACTTGCAGGACAAGACCGGTGGTTCGCTGGATCATTTTTATGAAGTCGCTCAAAATTTCTTAGCTGAGCTGATGAAGCGACCGGAGATAGCGATGGCCTCGACGACATTTAATCCTGCGTTCCCGCAGTATATGGTCGATGTCGATGTCGCCAAATGTAAACAGGCCGGTATTAGCCCGAGCGATGTGTTGGCGGCTCTACAAGGTTATTTGGGAGGTATGTACTCTTCTAACTTTAACCGTTTCGGTAAATTGTACCGTGTCATGATACAAGCAGAACCGAGTGCTCGGGCCAATCCCGAAAGTCTGAACAACATAAAAATTCGTAATGGTTCCGAGATGGCTCCGATTACCAATTTCATTACCTTGAAAAAGGTATATGGTCCCGATAATATCAAGCGTTTCAATATGTTTACGGCTATGACTATTAACGGTAATCCGGCCGACGGATATAGTTCTGGTGAAGCTATTAAAGCTATCGAGGAAGTCGCCGCCGAAACATTGCCGGTAGGTTATGGATATGAGTTCTCGGGTATGACCCGTGAAGAGCAGGGTTCGAGCAGTGGTACGACTGCTATTATCTTTATGTTGTGCTTGGTATTTGTTTACCTGTTGTTAAGTGCTCAATACGAAAGTTACATTTTGCCGCTTTCGGTAATCCTCTCGATACCGTTTGGATTGGCCGGTAGCTTTATATTTGCATTGATGATGGGAGTCGAGAATAATATCTATTTGCAAATCGCTTTGATTATGCTTATCGGTTTGTTGGCGAAGAATGCGATTCTTATCGTAGAGTTTGCGTTGGATCGTCGTCGTACGGGTATGCCTATTATCAATGCGGCCATCGATGGAGCGGCAGCCCGTCTGCGTCCTATCTTGATGACGTCATTGGCGATGGTTATCGGTTTGTTGCCTATGATGTTTGCCAGTGGAGTAGGTGCTAACGGTAACGGCACTCTGGGAGCCGGAGCCGTGGGAGGTATGCTCATCGGTATGATATGTCAGATATTTATTGTTCCGGCTTTGTTCGTTGTCTTCCAGATTATTCAAGAAAAGATTAAACCTCTTAAATGGAACGATCTTGATAATTCGGAGGTTATTTCGGAGATTGAACAATATTCCAAATAA
- a CDS encoding helix-turn-helix domain-containing protein: MTIHITDIPNESFNHYKHVLHVDNEFALIEINKDNISDLSKFNYPYKAEAFTLCIVLKGWVKGKINSIEYNAIAPCVISIYPNQILQHDSNSEDFYIICIAFTKNFASNIASYSKNEILLLRFPRQDNISHHLSQETLTALLDYCAYIKKIIADTDNPFRIKSIQHLTVALFYSTVWKQISSYKKNEKTRADYITYEFLDLVEKNFKKYRQLNFYADKLCITAKYLSTTVKNNSGISASEWIKRYVILEAQRLLKNSSMTIQQISNELNFPSQTFFSKYFKHQIGLSPKEYRKS; this comes from the coding sequence ATGACCATTCACATAACCGATATTCCCAACGAGAGCTTCAATCATTACAAACATGTTTTACATGTCGATAACGAGTTCGCTTTGATAGAGATTAATAAAGATAATATTTCGGATTTATCAAAATTCAACTATCCTTACAAAGCAGAAGCATTCACATTATGTATTGTCTTGAAAGGTTGGGTTAAAGGGAAAATAAATTCCATAGAGTATAACGCAATCGCTCCTTGCGTAATCAGCATTTATCCCAATCAAATTTTACAACACGATAGTAACAGCGAAGATTTTTATATCATTTGCATTGCTTTTACCAAAAACTTCGCCAGCAATATCGCATCGTATTCCAAAAATGAAATTTTATTATTAAGGTTCCCCCGGCAGGACAATATATCTCATCATTTATCTCAGGAAACTTTAACTGCATTATTGGACTATTGTGCTTACATAAAAAAGATAATAGCCGATACTGATAATCCTTTCCGAATAAAATCGATACAACACCTTACCGTAGCACTTTTCTATTCGACAGTTTGGAAACAAATAAGTTCTTACAAAAAAAACGAAAAGACAAGAGCCGACTATATTACCTACGAATTCTTAGATTTGGTAGAAAAAAATTTCAAAAAATATAGACAGTTGAATTTCTATGCCGACAAGCTATGTATTACAGCCAAATATTTATCTACAACCGTAAAAAATAATAGCGGCATATCGGCTAGCGAATGGATAAAGAGGTATGTCATTTTGGAGGCTCAAAGATTACTCAAAAATTCAAGTATGACGATTCAGCAAATCAGCAATGAACTGAACTTTCCCTCGCAAACTTTTTTCAGTAAATATTTTAAACATCAAATCGGATTATCACCCAAAGAATATCGAAAGAGCTGA
- a CDS encoding efflux RND transporter periplasmic adaptor subunit, which translates to MKLTKNFIQPIAGAMLCIFLFSCGGKNAQNGSGMVREYAVMTLQPDSMEWYSNYPAAIKGKRDIEIRPNVSGFITDLRVDEGSVVRKGQVLFVIDTVPYKAALKVAETNVEVAKASTETARLTAENKRELQRRDIISEYDLQMAENSYASAKAQLAQAEAQLVNARNNDSYTRVISPLDGVVGEIPFRVGSLVSPSSATPLTTVSDNSEMYVYFSMTERQILELVAQYGAENFLQKLPTVSLKLSDGSIYPLKGRIETVSGIIDTQTGSSNMRATFENPNRLLRSGGSGVIMIPMKNDHAILVPQKATYEIQDKKFVYVLNDDSTVTSTEITIASIDNGKEYMVTSGLKAGDRIVTEGVNTLKDGMTIKAAGSQNNQ; encoded by the coding sequence ATGAAATTGACTAAAAATTTTATTCAGCCTATCGCAGGTGCGATGCTTTGTATTTTTTTATTTTCCTGTGGAGGAAAAAATGCCCAGAATGGAAGCGGAATGGTTCGCGAATATGCCGTAATGACATTACAGCCCGATTCGATGGAGTGGTATAGCAATTACCCTGCTGCAATTAAGGGTAAGCGGGATATCGAGATACGTCCGAATGTTAGTGGCTTTATTACAGATTTGAGAGTCGATGAGGGGTCTGTCGTAAGAAAAGGTCAAGTTCTTTTCGTTATCGATACAGTCCCGTACAAAGCTGCATTGAAAGTCGCCGAGACTAATGTAGAGGTAGCGAAAGCCAGTACCGAAACCGCTCGCCTTACGGCAGAAAACAAACGGGAGTTGCAGAGACGAGACATCATCAGCGAATATGATTTGCAAATGGCCGAAAACTCTTATGCTTCGGCTAAGGCCCAGTTGGCTCAGGCGGAAGCCCAATTGGTAAATGCCCGTAATAACGATTCCTATACGCGAGTTATCAGTCCGCTCGATGGAGTAGTGGGGGAGATTCCTTTCCGTGTGGGGAGTTTGGTGTCGCCGTCTTCGGCCACTCCGCTTACCACTGTTTCGGATAATTCCGAGATGTATGTTTACTTTTCGATGACCGAGCGGCAAATTTTGGAATTGGTGGCACAATACGGTGCTGAGAATTTTTTGCAAAAACTTCCGACTGTATCGTTGAAACTTTCCGATGGTAGTATATACCCGTTGAAAGGACGGATCGAAACAGTCAGTGGAATTATAGATACGCAGACAGGCTCCTCGAATATGCGTGCTACTTTTGAAAATCCGAATAGGTTGTTGCGTAGCGGAGGTTCGGGCGTTATCATGATTCCTATGAAAAACGACCATGCTATTTTGGTTCCGCAAAAAGCTACTTACGAAATTCAAGATAAGAAATTTGTTTATGTTTTAAATGACGACTCTACGGTGACTTCTACCGAAATAACCATTGCATCGATCGACAACGGAAAAGAGTATATGGTAACTTCGGGATTGAAAGCCGGGGATCGTATCGTGACAGAAGGTGTCAATACTTTGAAGGACGGCATGACTATTAAGGCTGCCGGTTCGCAAAATAATCAATAA
- a CDS encoding YaaA family protein, whose product MLILLSPAKTMVGSSRTTVPFVTVPLYKNEAEHIAMEMAGYSVEELSGMLGINRNLALQTKERYNVFHSPDVHGLPALLAYTGIVFRYISPADFTEADFEYAQNHLRMASACYGLTRPLDVIKPYRMEYTVELPSMGIPVSEYWKPLLTDKLIDDTKAAGGILVNLASREIQQSFDWSRINKRVRVITPEFKVYKGDGFKTIVIYAKMMRGAMTRYILKNKISHPDDICSFSAEGFHFSPEHSRENNPVFVV is encoded by the coding sequence ATGTTGATTTTGTTGTCTCCGGCAAAAACGATGGTAGGGAGTAGTAGAACTACTGTCCCTTTTGTTACCGTTCCGTTATATAAAAATGAGGCCGAGCATATAGCGATGGAAATGGCTGGTTATTCGGTCGAAGAACTGTCGGGTATGCTGGGGATAAATCGTAATTTGGCCTTGCAGACGAAAGAGAGATATAATGTATTTCATTCGCCCGACGTGCATGGATTACCGGCTCTTTTGGCCTATACCGGTATTGTCTTTCGTTACATTTCGCCGGCCGATTTTACCGAGGCCGATTTTGAATATGCTCAGAATCATCTGCGTATGGCATCGGCTTGTTACGGATTGACTCGGCCGCTCGATGTAATAAAACCCTACCGCATGGAATATACTGTTGAATTGCCTTCGATGGGTATTCCTGTTTCGGAATATTGGAAGCCGCTTTTAACCGATAAATTGATTGACGATACAAAAGCGGCTGGTGGAATATTGGTCAATTTGGCGAGCCGTGAAATCCAGCAATCGTTCGATTGGTCTCGAATAAATAAAAGGGTACGAGTAATTACTCCCGAATTTAAAGTATATAAAGGCGACGGGTTTAAGACAATCGTGATATATGCGAAAATGATGAGAGGGGCGATGACTCGTTATATTCTAAAAAACAAAATATCCCACCCCGACGATATTTGTTCTTTCTCGGCAGAGGGCTTCCACTTTTCGCCCGAACATTCGAGAGAAAATAATCCTGTATTTGTCGTTTAA